The following proteins come from a genomic window of Motilibacter peucedani:
- the obgE gene encoding GTPase ObgE, producing MTTFVDRVVLHASAGDGGHGCASIHREKFKPLGGPDGGNGGDGGDITLVVDPQVTTLLDYHHGPHRRADSGKQGAGSNRDGANGTDLVLPVPDGTVVKSLDGEVLADLVGAGASFVVAAGGRGGLGNAALASTKRKAPGFALLGEPGDARDVVLELKIVADVALVGFPSAGKSSLVGALSAAKPKIADYPFTTLVPNLGVVMAGEARFTVADVPGLIPGASEGKGLGLEFLRHVERCLALVHVLDCATLEPGRDPLSDLDTIEAELAAYGGLADRPRMVALNKVDVPEARELAEMVRGDLEARGLEVHIVSAASREGLRELTFAMAKVVAEARAALPEPEAQRIVLRPRGHKAVEFTVTSEGDSYRVRGDKPWRWVRQTDFSNDEAVGFLADRLAKLGVEAALVEQGAQPGDEVIIGEGDGAVVFDWEPSIEAGAELLHGRRGHDLRLEGESRRR from the coding sequence ATGACGACGTTCGTCGACCGCGTGGTCCTGCACGCGAGCGCCGGTGACGGCGGGCACGGGTGCGCGTCCATCCACCGCGAGAAGTTCAAGCCGCTCGGCGGCCCCGACGGCGGCAACGGGGGCGACGGCGGCGACATCACCCTCGTCGTCGACCCGCAGGTGACGACGCTGCTCGACTACCACCACGGCCCCCACCGCCGCGCCGACAGCGGCAAGCAGGGCGCCGGCAGCAACCGCGACGGCGCCAACGGCACCGACCTGGTGCTCCCCGTGCCCGACGGCACCGTCGTGAAGTCGCTCGACGGCGAGGTGCTCGCCGACCTCGTGGGCGCCGGTGCGTCCTTCGTCGTCGCCGCCGGCGGCCGCGGCGGGCTCGGCAACGCCGCGCTGGCCTCCACCAAGCGCAAGGCGCCGGGCTTCGCTCTGCTCGGCGAGCCCGGCGACGCCCGCGACGTCGTCCTCGAGCTCAAGATCGTCGCCGACGTCGCCCTGGTCGGCTTCCCCAGCGCCGGGAAGTCCTCGCTGGTCGGTGCCCTCTCCGCGGCCAAGCCGAAGATCGCCGACTACCCCTTCACCACCCTGGTGCCCAACCTCGGCGTCGTGATGGCCGGCGAGGCCCGCTTCACCGTGGCCGACGTGCCCGGCCTGATCCCGGGCGCCAGCGAGGGCAAGGGGCTGGGCCTGGAGTTCCTGCGCCACGTCGAGCGCTGCCTCGCCCTCGTCCACGTGCTCGACTGCGCGACGCTCGAGCCCGGCCGCGACCCGCTCAGCGACCTCGACACCATCGAGGCCGAGCTCGCCGCCTACGGCGGACTCGCCGACCGCCCCCGCATGGTGGCGCTCAACAAGGTCGACGTCCCCGAGGCGCGCGAGCTGGCCGAGATGGTGCGCGGCGACCTCGAGGCCCGGGGCCTGGAAGTGCACATCGTCTCGGCGGCCAGTCGCGAGGGCCTGCGCGAGCTGACCTTCGCCATGGCCAAGGTCGTCGCCGAGGCGCGGGCCGCGCTGCCCGAGCCCGAGGCGCAGCGCATCGTGCTGCGGCCGCGGGGCCACAAGGCGGTCGAGTTCACCGTCACGAGCGAGGGCGACAGCTACCGCGTGCGCGGCGACAAGCCGTGGCGCTGGGTGCGCCAGACCGACTTCTCCAACGACGAGGCCGTCGGCTTCCTCGCCGACCGGCTGGCCAAGCTCGGCGTGGAGGCCGCCCTCGTCGAGCAGGGCGCCCAGCCCGGCGACGAGGTCATCATCGGCGAGGGCGACGGCGCCGTCGTCTTCGACTGGGAGCCCAGCATCGAGGCCGGCGCCGAGCTGCTGCACGGCCGCCGCGGGCACGACCTGCGCCTCGAGGGCGAGAGCCGGCGCCGCTGA
- the proB gene encoding glutamate 5-kinase has protein sequence MQPELAGRGAVASAARVVVKVGSSSLTTTDGELDDLRIRALADALAARRLAGCDVVLVSSGAIAAGMRPLGLTRRPGDLATKQAAASVGQGLLVHRYTEAFARHGVPVGQVLLTVEDVIRRAHYRNAHRTLTRLFALGAVPVVNENDTVATAEIRFGENDRLAALVAQLVQADALVLLSDVDALYDTDPRKPGARRVDSVTDWSQLDGLDLGGVGSGVGSGGMVTKVESARMATASGIPTLLTSAAQAAEALSGGPVGTLFAAVGPRRPARLLWLEHATATRGRLVLDAGAVRAVVERQASLLPAGVVGLAGDFAAGDPVELVDEAGAVVARGLVNFDASELPALLGRTTHELAAELGPAYERELVHRDDLVVLRP, from the coding sequence ATGCAGCCCGAGCTCGCCGGACGCGGCGCGGTGGCCTCCGCCGCCCGCGTCGTCGTCAAGGTGGGCTCGTCGTCGCTGACCACCACCGACGGCGAGCTCGACGACCTGCGCATCCGCGCCCTGGCCGACGCGCTCGCCGCCCGCCGGCTGGCCGGCTGCGACGTGGTGCTGGTGAGCTCGGGCGCGATCGCGGCGGGGATGCGCCCGCTGGGGCTCACCCGGCGCCCCGGCGACCTGGCCACCAAGCAGGCGGCGGCCAGCGTGGGGCAGGGGCTGCTCGTCCACCGCTACACCGAAGCGTTCGCCCGCCACGGCGTACCGGTGGGGCAGGTGCTGCTGACCGTCGAGGACGTGATCCGCCGCGCGCACTACCGCAACGCGCACCGTACGCTGACCCGCCTGTTCGCCCTGGGCGCGGTCCCGGTGGTCAACGAGAACGACACGGTCGCGACCGCGGAGATCCGCTTCGGCGAGAACGACCGGCTCGCCGCCCTCGTGGCGCAGCTGGTGCAGGCCGACGCGCTGGTGCTGCTCAGCGACGTCGACGCGCTCTACGACACCGACCCGCGCAAGCCCGGCGCCCGCCGCGTCGACTCCGTGACCGACTGGTCGCAGCTCGACGGGCTCGACCTCGGCGGCGTCGGCTCGGGCGTCGGGTCCGGCGGCATGGTCACCAAGGTCGAGTCGGCCCGCATGGCCACCGCCTCGGGCATCCCCACGCTGCTGACCTCCGCTGCGCAGGCCGCCGAGGCGCTCTCGGGCGGCCCCGTCGGCACGCTGTTCGCCGCGGTCGGGCCCCGGCGCCCGGCCCGCCTGCTGTGGCTGGAGCACGCGACTGCGACCCGCGGGCGGCTGGTCCTCGACGCCGGCGCCGTGCGCGCGGTGGTCGAGCGCCAGGCCTCGCTGCTCCCGGCCGGCGTGGTCGGGCTCGCCGGCGACTTCGCCGCCGGCGACCCGGTCGAGCTGGTCGACGAGGCCGGCGCGGTGGTGGCCCGCGGCCTGGTCAACTTCGACGCCTCCGAGCTGCCCGCGCTGCTCGGCCGCACGACCCACGAGCTCGCCGCCGAGCTCGGCCCGGCCTACGAGCGCGAGCTGGTGCACCGCGACGACCTCGTGGTGCTGCGGCCCTAG
- a CDS encoding glutamate-5-semialdehyde dehydrogenase, translating to MTAVDERTDVLEAARRAKEASVALAPLARAPKDAALHAMADALEARLDEILAANADDVARAQANGTPANLVDRLTLTASRVADMAAGLRAAAALPDPVGEVVRGYTLPNGLEVRQVRVPLGVVGIIYEARPNVTVDAAGLCLKSGNAALLRGSSSAYASNTALVAVLRDAVEASGLPADSVVLVPGESRESVKHLMRARGLVDVLIPRGGADLIRSVVEESTVPVIETGAGNCHVYVDAETDVAMAVSILLNSKTQRTSVCNAAETLLVHRDAVEAFLPAGITAMTGAGVTLHGDEAVVAAAAELGVEAVPATEDDWYAEYYSLDIAVRVVDSLDDAVDHIRRYGSSHTEAIVTTSQAAAKRFVARVDSAAVMVNASTRFTDGGEFGFGAEIGISTQKLHARGPMGLPEMTSTKYVVVGEGHVRA from the coding sequence ATGACCGCGGTCGATGAGCGCACTGACGTCCTCGAGGCAGCCCGACGCGCCAAGGAGGCGAGCGTCGCGCTCGCGCCGCTGGCCCGCGCCCCCAAGGACGCCGCGCTGCACGCCATGGCCGACGCGCTCGAGGCGCGGCTCGACGAGATCCTCGCGGCCAACGCCGACGACGTCGCCCGGGCGCAAGCGAACGGCACGCCGGCCAACCTGGTCGACCGGCTGACCCTGACCGCGAGCCGCGTCGCCGACATGGCGGCCGGCCTGCGCGCCGCCGCGGCGCTGCCCGACCCGGTCGGCGAGGTCGTGCGCGGCTACACCCTGCCCAACGGGCTCGAGGTCCGCCAGGTGCGCGTGCCGCTCGGCGTGGTCGGGATCATCTACGAAGCTCGCCCCAACGTCACCGTCGACGCCGCCGGCCTGTGCCTCAAGTCGGGCAACGCGGCGCTGCTGCGCGGCTCCTCGAGCGCCTACGCCTCCAACACCGCCCTGGTCGCGGTCCTGCGCGACGCGGTCGAGGCCTCGGGGCTGCCGGCCGACTCGGTCGTGCTGGTGCCGGGGGAGTCGCGCGAGTCGGTCAAGCACCTCATGCGCGCCCGCGGCCTGGTCGACGTGCTGATCCCGCGCGGCGGGGCCGACCTGATCCGCTCGGTCGTCGAGGAGTCGACCGTGCCCGTGATCGAGACCGGCGCCGGCAACTGCCACGTCTACGTCGACGCCGAGACCGACGTCGCGATGGCCGTCTCGATCCTGCTCAACTCCAAGACCCAGCGCACCAGCGTGTGCAACGCGGCCGAGACGCTGCTGGTGCACCGCGACGCGGTCGAGGCGTTCCTGCCGGCCGGCATCACCGCGATGACCGGCGCGGGCGTGACCCTGCACGGCGACGAGGCCGTGGTCGCGGCCGCCGCGGAGCTGGGCGTCGAGGCGGTGCCGGCGACCGAGGACGACTGGTACGCCGAGTACTACTCGCTCGACATCGCCGTCCGCGTCGTCGACTCCCTCGACGACGCCGTCGACCACATCCGCCGCTACGGAAGCAGCCACACCGAGGCCATCGTCACCACCTCGCAGGCGGCGGCCAAGCGCTTCGTCGCCCGCGTCGACTCGGCGGCGGTCATGGTCAACGCCTCCACCCGCTTCACCGACGGCGGCGAGTTCGGCTTCGGCGCCGAGATCGGCATCTCGACCCAGAAGCTGCACGCCCGCGGCCCGATGGGCCTGCCCGAGATGACCTCGACGAAGTACGTCGTGGTGGGCGAGGGGCACGTACGCGCCTGA
- a CDS encoding class I SAM-dependent methyltransferase: protein MADDGEAAPPGAAGLFDRVADTYDQVGVPWFGPIAEGLVEQLAPRSGEHALDVGCGRGAVLLPLARAVGADGSAVGIDLAPRMVAAAAQAARAEQLHHVDVRVGDASAPEVPARSFDLVASSLVLFFLPDPLAAVRAWVQLLRPGGRLGVSTFGPNDPLWDRVDAVFAPYLPPGLRDARTSGTRGPFGSDEGMEQLLAAAGLRAVRTVGTTCPVVLAGADHWYEFSWSHGQRAMWEAVPPERREEVRAAAYAVLEEGRRADGSIRFEQHVRYTLGSAPP from the coding sequence GTGGCTGACGACGGCGAGGCCGCGCCGCCCGGCGCCGCCGGGCTGTTCGACCGCGTCGCCGACACCTACGACCAGGTCGGCGTCCCGTGGTTCGGCCCGATCGCCGAAGGGCTGGTCGAGCAGCTCGCGCCCCGGTCCGGCGAGCACGCCCTCGACGTCGGCTGCGGTCGCGGGGCGGTCCTGCTCCCGCTCGCCCGGGCCGTGGGAGCGGACGGCTCCGCGGTAGGCATCGACCTCGCCCCCCGCATGGTCGCTGCGGCCGCGCAGGCGGCGCGCGCGGAGCAGCTGCACCACGTCGACGTGCGCGTCGGCGACGCCTCCGCGCCCGAGGTCCCGGCGCGCTCGTTCGACCTGGTCGCCTCCTCGCTCGTGCTCTTCTTCCTCCCGGACCCGCTCGCCGCCGTGCGCGCGTGGGTGCAGCTGCTCCGCCCGGGCGGCCGGCTCGGCGTCTCGACCTTCGGCCCGAACGACCCGCTCTGGGACCGGGTCGACGCCGTCTTCGCGCCCTACCTGCCGCCGGGCCTGCGCGACGCCCGCACCAGCGGGACGCGCGGACCGTTCGGCTCCGACGAGGGCATGGAGCAGCTGCTCGCTGCGGCGGGACTGCGTGCCGTGCGCACCGTCGGCACGACGTGCCCGGTCGTCCTCGCCGGAGCGGACCACTGGTACGAGTTCAGCTGGTCGCACGGCCAGCGCGCGATGTGGGAGGCGGTGCCGCCCGAGCGGCGCGAGGAGGTGCGCGCCGCCGCGTACGCCGTGCTGGAGGAGGGCCGGCGCGCCGACGGCAGCATCCGCTTCGAGCAGCACGTCCGCTACACCCTGGGCTCAGCGCCCCCGTAG
- a CDS encoding alpha/beta fold hydrolase, translated as MQRLQLDDVEICAEAFGDPALPTLVLLSGASSSMDAWPPDLCRQLAAAGRHVVRFDPRDTGASTTGPPGEPDYDGAALSRDALEVVRQLGRGPAHLVGVSMGGGIAQDLALRHPELVASVTLVATTAVGGVDAAGPPPEPALQARFAAPPPDPDWHDREAVVEHLLEGARAYAGPLGTDEDDVRAGAVATFGRSPDMAAAGNHWRVSGTGDGPELDVHDIRVPTLVVHGTHDPLFPLPHGRSLAAAVPGARLLVLEGMGHQVPPRSTWPEFVPAVLEVTGR; from the coding sequence ATGCAGCGTCTGCAGCTGGACGACGTCGAGATCTGCGCCGAGGCGTTCGGCGACCCCGCCCTGCCCACGCTCGTCCTGCTCAGCGGGGCGAGCAGCTCGATGGACGCGTGGCCGCCCGACCTCTGTAGGCAGCTCGCCGCGGCCGGGCGCCACGTCGTGCGCTTCGACCCGCGCGACACCGGCGCGTCGACCACGGGGCCGCCCGGGGAGCCCGACTACGACGGTGCGGCTCTCTCGCGGGACGCCCTGGAGGTGGTGAGGCAGCTCGGTCGCGGGCCCGCGCACCTCGTGGGCGTCTCGATGGGCGGCGGGATCGCGCAGGACCTGGCCCTCCGGCACCCGGAGCTCGTCGCGAGCGTGACGCTGGTCGCCACCACCGCCGTCGGCGGAGTCGACGCGGCCGGCCCGCCGCCGGAGCCGGCGCTGCAGGCGCGCTTCGCCGCCCCGCCGCCGGACCCGGACTGGCACGACCGCGAGGCGGTCGTGGAGCACCTGCTCGAGGGGGCGCGCGCCTACGCCGGCCCGCTGGGGACCGACGAGGACGACGTACGCGCCGGTGCCGTCGCGACGTTCGGGCGCAGTCCCGACATGGCGGCGGCCGGCAACCACTGGCGGGTCTCCGGCACGGGCGACGGGCCGGAGCTGGACGTGCACGACATCCGGGTGCCCACGCTCGTCGTCCACGGGACGCACGACCCGCTGTTCCCGCTGCCGCACGGGCGGTCGCTCGCCGCAGCGGTGCCAGGAGCGCGGCTGCTGGTCCTCGAGGGCATGGGGCACCAGGTGCCGCCGCGCAGCACCTGGCCGGAGTTCGTGCCCGCGGTGCTCGAGGTCACGGGACGCTGA